The following are from one region of the Agelaius phoeniceus isolate bAgePho1 chromosome 20, bAgePho1.hap1, whole genome shotgun sequence genome:
- the MKS1 gene encoding tectonic-like complex member MKS1, with the protein MAGAARSGGSAVCRSRDPAVYRSRDPIRNLRLRVRIQRVAPAGPLLPRVPPLAGPERPGRADRAADAGAVPLQVTGGSRAGAQRPPEDEEEEVEVGWQEKLFSQFEVDLYLNESACQTPLDWQYHEEIRKLEKAGGRKNSRIFTYTDHDRFTNLEELCQKVTDLDHEEPSYLVERMANVRRRRQDRRPVEASSLKSKIITWEPSEEFIKNNHVINTPVQTMYIMGDLGPYGKLGQREYENVLCTIKVDGNGVITVKPDFTGTKGAYRIELDGEKREVWEYTIENASAQVQPEEEEREQRVFRELYGRHRDYLSGLVGSDFEMPLPGTLRLVVNGEIVSAQGYEYDNLYVHFFLELPDRWSSSPFQQLSGVTQTCATKAVGWDNVAYFCYPFTVDMFYTQEDEDSLPQWPVLYFEVLSLDFWQRYRVEGYGSLVLPTSPGVHMLTIPTWRPVGLGPVAEMRRFFIGGSPELEDLTYIRIPSTFKGKRLSRFGFRTETTGSVTFRLCCLQQSRAFLENSALRQRMQSVLDRLGGFSQQSSVYNVLEAFQRARRRMQEARESLPQDLISTSASALPQPLEP; encoded by the exons ATGGCGGGCGCGGCGCGGAGCGGGGGTAGCGCCGTGTGCCGCTCCCGGGACCCCGCCGTGTACCGCTCCCGGGACCCCATCCGCAACCTGCGCCTACG GGTCCGTATCCAGCGGGTTGCGCCGGCCGGGCCTCTCCTGCCGCGGGTGCCGCCGCTCGCCGGCCccgagcggccgggccgggccgacCGCGCCGCCGATGCGGGAGCGGTGCCGCTGCAGGTTACCGGGGGCTCTCGCGCAGGCGCCCAGCGACCCccggaggacgaggaggaggaggtcgAGGTGGGGTGGCAGGAGAAGCTCTTCAGCCAG TTTGAGGTGGATCTGTACCTGAATGAGTCAGCCTGCCAGACTCCCCTGGACTGGCAGTACCATGAGGAGATCCGGAAACTGGAGAAGGCTGGAGGTCGGAAGAACAGTCGCATCTTCACCTACACCGACCATGACCGATTCACCAACCTAGAGGAG CTCTGCCAGAAGGTAACTGACTTGGATCACGAAGAGCCATCGTATCTGGTCGAGAGGATGGCCAATGTGAGGAGGAGAAGACAGGACCGTAGGCCTGT AGAAGCAAGTTCTCTGAAGTCAAAAATCATCACCTGGGAACCTTCAGAAGAATTTATAAAGAACAATCATGTTATTAACACACCTGTCCAGACCATGTACATCATGGGGGATTTGGGACCTTATGGGAA GCTTGGTCAGAGGGAGTACGAAAATGTGCTTTGCACGATCAAGGTGGATGGCAATGGGGTGATCACAGTGAAGCCTGACTTCACTGGCACCAAAGGAGCTTACCG gatcGAGCTGGATGGAGAGAAGCGAGAGGTGTGGGAATACACCATTGAGAATGCATCTGCCCAGGTgcagccagaggaggaggagcgtGAGCAGCGTGTGTTCAGAGAA CTGTACGGGCGGCACAGGGATTACCTCAGTGGGCTCGTGGGCTCAGACTTTGAAATG CCTCTTCCTGGTACTCTGAGACTTGTCGTGAATGGAGAAATAG TTTCAGCCCAAGGCTATGAGTATGACAACCTTTATGTGCATTTCTTCCTGGAGCTGCCTGACC GGTGGTCAAGCTCCCCGttccagcagctctcaggagTGACACAGACCTGTGCCACCAAGGCAGTGGGCTGG GATAATGTGGCATACTTCTGCTACCCCTTCACTGTGGACATGTTTTACACCCAAGAAGATGAAG ACAGTCTCCCTCAGTGGCCTGTTCTCTACTTTGAGGTCCTATCCCTGGATTTCTGGCAGAGGTATCGTGTGGAAGGATATGGGTCCTTGGTGCTGCCAACATCTCCAG GTGTCCACATGCTCACCATCCCTACCTGGCGTCCCGTGGGTCTGGGACCTGTTGCTGAAATGAGGAGGTTTTTCATTGGGGGATCTCCTGAGCTGGAGGACTTGACCTACATCCGGATACCATCGACCTTCAAG ggaaagCGCTTGAGCCGCTTTGGTTTCCGGACAGAGACCACAGGGAGCGTCACCTTCCGGCTCTGTTGCCTGCAGCAGTCCAG AGCCTTTCTGGAGAACAGTGCCCTGAGACAGCGCATGCAGAGTGTGCTGGACCGACTGGGAGGCTtcagccagcagagctctgtctACAATGTTTTGG AGGCTTTCCAGCGGGCACGGCGCCGGATGCAGGAAGCGCGGGAGAGCCTTCCCCAGGACCTCATCAgcacttctgcctctgctctgccccagccactGGAGCCATGA